The following coding sequences are from one Microtus pennsylvanicus isolate mMicPen1 chromosome 1, mMicPen1.hap1, whole genome shotgun sequence window:
- the LOC142847171 gene encoding vomeronasal type-2 receptor 26-like, with the protein MSLSLLCLFLILQSMYVLMKITNQKCFEYGKPATYMKADLILGAFIPIFFTLEGPKEIQIFFEKKENPLIKSLIEKWKNYQYLLTLYFAIDEINKDAQLLPNVTLGFHLYNTFDYHYRTLEGPQMWLSGRSEFIPNYKCKTQYKALAIIAGVRPEFSAAIGTLLELYKVPQVSYGNFDSALTDKDTFPSLYQMSPKDTALIQGVISLLLHFSWKWVGLIVSDDVKGKEFISDLKAEIASEDICVAFTVKLPTNWKIQLVSEVGLLSLNQDTQVNVHIFYGDINDILFFCFKNGLISNRRKVWIMTKPQLFHLESEYELNILMYIFGGSFSFSKNENIPGFKHFIKALMPSQYPEDLYFRKFWIDTFDCTPPPSHCGKYIPCPPNISLETKEEKVVMITSEPRVSIWNAVYAVAHALHKMLLSKTEIAPHKEANKDSLLPWQLHPFLRKIQFTSTDGEQISFDENKNHVEKYDIKNFMVHTNHYTFLVKVGEFVSKSPQDQGLFINEVMIKWPSHYNQTPESVCTQSCGPGFWKILEEGKPICCFSCVFCPERHISNQTDQQKCIPCPIQEYPNPERNSCLPKSVTFLSFDDSLGMALACTALCLSVSTVVVFGIFLKHQDSPIVKANNRTLSFILLISLLLCFLCPFLFIGQPNTASCILQQITFALVFTLALSTVLTKTITVILAFRIMIPGRTMRRLFVSGIYNSVIPICVLIQLILLGVWLGTSPPYIEADAHSEHGHIINLCNKGSVTAFYCVLAYLGILALVSFSVAFLARNLPDTFNEAKFLTFSMLVFCSVWVTFLPVYHSTKNKTMVAVEVFSILASSAGLLGCIFFPKCYIILLKPDKNSLKGFKNKTRSMKN; encoded by the exons AGAGAAATGGAAGAACTATCAATATTTGCTGACCTTATACTTTGCCATTGATGAGATCAATAAAGATGCACAACTGCTTCCCAATGTGACCTTGGGTTTCCACCTCTACAACACTTTTGACTATCACTACAGAACCTTAGAAGGACCTCAGATGTGGCTGTCTGGAAGGAGTGAGTTTATCCCTAACTACAAATGCAAAACTCAATACAAAGCTCTTGCAATCATTGCAGGAGTCAGGCCTGAATTTTCTGCTGCAATTGGAACACTTTTGGAACTCTACAAAGTTCCACAA GTCTCATATGGAAATTTTGATTCTGCACTAACTGACAAAGATACATTCCCATCCCTTTACCAGATGTCTCCAAAAGACACAGCTCTAATCCAAGGTGTGATCTCTTTATTGCTGCACTTTTCCTGGAAATGGGTAGGGCTTATTGTGTCTGATGATGTAAAAGGTAAGGAGTTCATCTCTGACTTGAAAGCGGAGATCGCATCAGAAGATATCTGTGTAGCTTTTACAGTAAAACTCCCAACTAATTGGAAGATTCAGTTAGTATCTGAAGTTGGGTTGCTGAGTTTAAATCAAGATACACAAGTAAATGTACATATATTCTATGGTGATATAAATGACATATTGTTTTTCTGCTTCAAAAATGGACTCATATCAAACAGAAGGAAAGTGTGGATCATGACAAAGCCACAATTATTTCACTTGGAGTCTGAATATGAGTTAAATATTTTGATGTACATTTTTGGaggaagcttttcattttcaaaaaatgaaaatattcctgGCTTCAAGCACTTTATCAAAGCACTTATGCCCTCCCAATACCCAGAAGATCTTTACTTCCGTAAATTCTGGATTGACACATTTGATTGCACACCTCCTCCTTCACACTGTGGAAAATATATACCCTGCCCACCAAATATATCCCTAGAGACTAAAGAAGAAAAGGTTGTGATGATCACTTCTGAACCCAGAGTTTCCATATGGAATGCAGTGTATGCAGTGGCCCATGCCCTCCATAAAATGCTTTTGAGTAAAACAGAAATAGCACCTCACAAAGAGGCAAACAAGGACAGTCTTCTACCTTGGCAG CTTCATCCATTCCTGAGGAAAATTCAATTTACAAGCACTGATGGAGAACAAATAAGCTTTGATGAGAACAAGAATCATGTGGAAAAATATGACATAAAAAATTTTATGGTACACACTAATCATTATACATTTCTAGTTAAAGTAGGAGAGTTTGTCTCCAAGAGTCCACAAGATCAAGGCTTGTTTATTAATGAAGTTATGATCAAATGGCCAAGCCACTACAATCAG ACTCCTGAATCTGTATGTACACAGAGCTGTGGTCCAGGTTTctggaaaattctagaagaaGGCAAACCTATCTGctgtttttcttgtgtgttttgtcCAGAGAGACACATTTCCAATCAAACTG ATCAGCAGAAGTGTATCCCTTGCCCAATTCAAGAGTACCCAAACCCTGAGAGAAACAGCTGCCTGCCCAAGTCAGTGACATTCCTGTCCTTTGATGACTCTCTAGGTATGGCTCTGGCCTGCACAGCTCTGTGCTTGTCTGTCAGCACAGTTGTAGTTTTTGGAATCTTTCTCAAGCACCAAGACTCTCCCATCGTGAAGGCCAATAATCGGACTCTCAGCTTCATCctgctcatctccctcctcctctgcttcctgtgcccaTTCCTCTTCATTGGCCAGCCAAACACAGCCTCCTGCATATTGCAACAAATTACGTTTGCTCTGGTGTTCACTCTGGCTCTTTCCACTGTTTTGACCAAaactataactgtaattctggcCTTTAGAATCATGATACCAGGAAGAACAATGAGAAGGCTCTTTGTCTCAGGCATCTATAATTCTGTCATCCCCATCTGTGTCCTGATCCAGCTTATTCTCCTTGGAGTCTGGCTGGGAACCTCGCCTCCCTATATTGAAGCAGATGCACACTCTGAACATGGTCACATCATCAATTTGTGCAACAAGGGTTCAGTCACTGCTTTCTACTGTGTGTTGGCATACTTGGGGATCCTGGCCCTAGTGAGCTTCTCTGTTGCTTTTCTAGCAAGGAACCTGCCTGATACCTTCAATGAAGCCAAATTTCTGACATTCAGCATGCTGGTGTTTTGCAGTGTCTGGGTCACCTTCCTCCCTGTCTACCACAGCACCAAGAACAAGACCATGGTTGCTGTAGAAGTCTTCTCCATCTTGGCTTCCAGTGCAGGGCTGCTAGGGTGCATCTTTTTTCCAAAGTGCTACATAATACTCCTAAAACCTGATAAGAACTCTTTGAAAGGTTTTAAGAACAAAACACGATCTATGAAAAACTGA